The following are from one region of the Hymenobacter radiodurans genome:
- a CDS encoding DUF547 domain-containing protein, whose product MRILFRAAVFGLLLFTSACQSGCAYVRYFTPLNPTSKDSRPVSHEPWDALLKKHVNEQGMVDYTGFQADSVTLNTYLTALSDNLPNDNWSESERLAYWLNAYNAFTIQRVIRAYPLKSIRDLGGDKTLVNTVWDQPFIRLGDDKHTLNDIEQRIIRKKFDEPRIHFALVCAAMSCPKLRNEPYVAARLNEQLEEQATTFINDPTKNKLTPADKPELSSIFNFYPGDFANGDNSIQKTINRYATQKINPDATLTYMTYDWSVNEQKK is encoded by the coding sequence ATGAGAATTCTCTTTCGCGCGGCCGTATTCGGCCTGCTTCTTTTTACCTCAGCCTGCCAGAGCGGCTGCGCCTATGTGCGCTATTTTACTCCGCTCAATCCTACTTCTAAAGACAGCCGCCCCGTGAGTCACGAGCCGTGGGACGCGTTGCTGAAGAAGCACGTAAATGAGCAGGGGATGGTTGACTATACTGGCTTTCAAGCTGATAGTGTCACACTTAATACTTATCTGACGGCGCTCAGTGACAATCTGCCCAATGACAACTGGAGTGAGTCGGAGCGCTTGGCGTACTGGCTGAATGCCTATAATGCCTTCACTATTCAGCGCGTCATTCGGGCCTATCCGCTCAAGAGCATTCGGGATTTAGGCGGCGACAAAACGCTAGTGAATACTGTGTGGGATCAGCCTTTTATTCGCCTCGGCGACGACAAGCACACGCTCAACGACATTGAGCAGCGCATCATCCGCAAGAAGTTCGATGAGCCGCGAATTCACTTTGCGCTGGTATGCGCCGCTATGTCGTGCCCCAAGCTGCGCAATGAACCTTACGTAGCTGCCCGCCTCAACGAGCAGCTTGAGGAGCAAGCTACTACCTTCATTAATGATCCGACAAAGAATAAGCTCACGCCCGCCGACAAGCCCGAACTATCGAGCATCTTCAACTTCTATCCCGGAGATTTCGCCAACGGCGACAATTCCATTCAAAAAACCATAAACCGTTACGCAACTCAGAAAATTAACCCTGATGCCACGCTCACTTATATGACCTATGATTGGTCGGTGAACGAGCAGAAGAAGTAA
- a CDS encoding TonB-dependent receptor domain-containing protein, translating to MAPSNDQFAYGNDPTDATGNRTLRGGVQRVIQAEAGVKVAADKVSLSVVPFYSENNNIPFTIQLSNPNGSFTLTQERGKVDNLGVELEGTYSPLTGLTLRGIGTVQRPRFVDFNFVDNKGTSTNASDDEVIDFEGNRLEDTPDLLLEGGAEYSFKGFDVFANYRWFGERYANKRNTIELPSYGVVFAGVGYNFGGNLQGVQLRVQASNLFNTLGFGDAAARNGENLSQEILDTVDANGRTRAENSYNLVRPILPRNITASVGYVF from the coding sequence GTGGCGCCCTCCAACGACCAGTTTGCCTACGGCAACGACCCTACCGATGCTACCGGCAACAGAACCTTGCGCGGCGGTGTGCAGCGCGTCATTCAGGCCGAGGCGGGCGTGAAAGTTGCTGCCGACAAAGTGAGTTTATCCGTGGTACCCTTCTACAGCGAAAACAACAATATTCCCTTCACCATCCAGCTTTCCAACCCCAACGGCAGCTTTACCCTGACTCAAGAGCGCGGCAAGGTAGACAACTTGGGCGTGGAGTTAGAAGGTACCTACTCGCCCCTAACCGGGCTTACTCTACGCGGCATCGGTACGGTGCAGCGTCCCCGCTTCGTCGACTTTAACTTTGTGGATAATAAAGGCACCAGCACCAATGCCAGCGACGACGAGGTAATCGATTTTGAAGGTAACCGCCTCGAAGACACGCCCGATCTGCTGCTGGAAGGTGGCGCGGAGTATAGCTTTAAAGGTTTCGATGTATTCGCCAATTACCGTTGGTTTGGGGAGCGGTACGCTAACAAGCGCAATACCATTGAGCTACCCTCCTACGGAGTCGTATTTGCGGGTGTAGGCTACAACTTCGGCGGCAACTTGCAAGGCGTGCAGTTGCGGGTGCAGGCTTCTAACTTGTTTAACACCTTAGGCTTCGGCGACGCGGCGGCCCGCAACGGCGAGAACCTATCACAGGAAATTCTGGACACAGTAGATGCCAACGGCCGCACCCGCGCCGAAAACAGCTACAATCTGGTTCGCCCCATCCTGCCCCGCAATATCACGGCTAGCGTTGGGTATGTGTTTTAG
- a CDS encoding carboxypeptidase-like regulatory domain-containing protein translates to MHLTSTFYHHLLPGAALVCLAVAPTLAQDTAGRVSGQIRDASGQPLPGATVVLQPSGKNTATDAQGQFELTGVPAGTYTLTARFLGYRAATQTVTLDGTQAVVVNATLAADALNLNDVVVTGTFNPQTKLESSVAVTTLSNRQIQNRVSRGTADLLMAVPGFRVNSDGGEAANSVSPRGLPSNAEAGFGFLQLMEDGLPILEAGSLTFAKTDIHFRVDETIDRLEVVRGGSAGIFANNAPGGIVNFLSKTGSGDKIGGIVRLTGGDQGFYSDRSGLAQLGGLQRIDANVGGPIAGTPFKFNIGGFYRYDVGVKYAGFPANVGGGVKANVTYNLKNGYVRLYGKYLNDKVAYYTSIPYQNLNDPQRIPGGPDLRRGTMYSEYQRRTSIPNPFNNGQGRLDRDLANGQHTRYKAISSEVFFALGNGFTLTDNARLLDANLSTDGVYDIQPPVLGTSFAAQFRALAPFGVQVNSPRFSYADDPANTPIDIATLNGNGLVNIAGIFPDDKPATNAINNLRLQKTAGQHQLTAGFYASRYTIKERLSYNLVVQEVADRPRLINLSFPTAGPLFGGQPIEVTNNGFLYYSFGDGILFNSTNTTQVLSYYAGDEWKITDKLRLDGGLRLETTHAEGSSPKTALLNNPDARFTPFLGAPSAANRFAGSNGGLDGQYRTFYDNRFLQNTNELREWSFRFSTLNYSLGAIISSPISWPCLPATATPAWRPPTTSLPTATTLPMLPATEPCAAVCSASFRPRRA, encoded by the coding sequence ATGCACCTAACTTCTACATTCTACCACCATTTGCTTCCGGGTGCCGCTTTGGTATGCCTAGCCGTGGCGCCCACCCTAGCGCAGGACACGGCTGGCCGCGTGAGCGGCCAGATTCGCGACGCCAGCGGCCAGCCGCTTCCCGGCGCTACCGTCGTGCTTCAACCGTCGGGCAAAAACACAGCCACCGATGCCCAAGGCCAGTTTGAGCTGACGGGCGTGCCCGCAGGCACGTATACGCTTACGGCCCGCTTTCTGGGCTACCGCGCCGCTACCCAAACTGTTACCCTGGATGGTACCCAGGCCGTGGTAGTAAATGCCACGCTGGCCGCCGATGCGCTCAACCTCAACGACGTGGTCGTGACGGGTACTTTCAACCCGCAGACCAAGCTGGAAAGCTCAGTGGCCGTGACCACGCTATCTAATCGGCAGATTCAGAACCGCGTTTCACGCGGCACTGCCGACCTGCTCATGGCCGTGCCCGGCTTTCGGGTAAACTCCGATGGTGGCGAGGCGGCCAACAGCGTATCGCCGCGGGGCCTACCTTCCAATGCAGAGGCGGGCTTTGGCTTTTTGCAGCTGATGGAGGATGGCCTGCCCATTCTGGAAGCTGGCTCGCTGACGTTTGCTAAGACCGACATTCACTTCCGCGTCGATGAAACGATTGACCGGCTAGAAGTGGTGCGGGGTGGCTCGGCGGGCATTTTTGCCAATAACGCCCCCGGCGGCATCGTCAACTTTTTAAGCAAAACCGGTAGCGGCGACAAAATTGGCGGCATCGTGCGCCTCACCGGCGGCGACCAGGGATTCTATTCCGACCGCTCAGGCCTGGCCCAGCTCGGCGGCTTGCAGCGCATTGATGCCAACGTGGGCGGCCCTATTGCCGGTACGCCGTTCAAGTTCAACATCGGCGGCTTCTACCGTTATGATGTGGGCGTGAAGTACGCGGGCTTCCCGGCCAACGTGGGCGGGGGCGTAAAAGCCAACGTAACATACAACCTGAAAAACGGCTACGTGCGTCTCTACGGCAAGTATTTAAATGATAAAGTAGCCTACTACACCAGCATTCCTTACCAGAACCTCAACGACCCGCAGCGCATCCCCGGCGGGCCCGATCTGCGCCGAGGCACGATGTACTCGGAGTATCAGCGCCGCACCAGCATTCCCAACCCGTTTAATAATGGCCAAGGACGCCTAGATCGGGACCTGGCCAATGGGCAGCACACCCGCTACAAGGCCATTAGCTCCGAGGTGTTCTTTGCTCTGGGCAATGGCTTTACCCTCACTGATAACGCCCGCCTGCTCGACGCCAACCTGAGTACCGACGGCGTGTATGACATTCAGCCGCCTGTATTAGGTACATCATTCGCGGCCCAGTTTCGCGCCCTGGCTCCATTTGGGGTGCAGGTAAATTCGCCTCGCTTCTCCTACGCCGACGACCCCGCGAATACGCCCATCGATATTGCTACGCTCAATGGCAACGGGCTGGTGAACATTGCCGGTATCTTCCCCGACGACAAGCCGGCTACTAACGCCATTAATAATTTGCGCTTGCAGAAAACTGCTGGCCAGCACCAGCTCACAGCCGGTTTCTACGCCAGTCGCTACACCATCAAGGAGCGCCTGAGCTACAACCTAGTAGTGCAGGAAGTAGCCGACCGTCCTCGCTTGATCAATTTAAGTTTTCCAACCGCTGGGCCGCTGTTTGGCGGTCAGCCAATTGAGGTGACCAACAACGGCTTCCTGTACTATAGCTTCGGCGACGGTATTCTTTTCAACTCGACGAACACCACGCAGGTACTAAGTTATTATGCCGGCGACGAGTGGAAAATCACGGACAAGCTACGGCTGGATGGCGGCTTGCGTTTGGAAACGACGCACGCTGAGGGCAGCTCGCCCAAAACGGCTCTTCTAAACAATCCGGATGCACGCTTTACCCCATTCTTGGGCGCTCCGTCGGCGGCTAATCGTTTTGCAGGTTCCAACGGCGGCTTAGACGGACAGTACCGCACCTTCTACGACAACCGCTTTTTGCAGAACACCAACGAGTTGCGCGAGTGGAGCTTCCGCTTTAGCACCCTGAATTACTCACTGGGGGCAATTATAAGTTCTCCGATAAGCTGGCCGTGTTTGCCCGCTACAGCAACTCCGGCGTGGCGCCCTCCAACGACCAGTTTGCCTACGGCAACGACCCTACCGATGCTACCGGCAACAGAACCTTGCGCGGCGGTGTGCAGCGCGTCATTCAGGCCGAGGCGGGCGTGA
- a CDS encoding endonuclease MutS2: MLLPSNFEHKIGFAQLREMLESLCLSALGRHFVAKMQFQTKHDQLQKLLLQADEFRVLLQSGADFPSQHYHDVHPHLVRASIPGAYLEVTAFFAVKMSLRTIRQALTFFTQAEETLYPTLRLLGIGVQVDRNLLLAMDKVVDDEGQVRDNASPLLMQLKQELIARQAQLRKQISGILRHAKTEGWIPGDAEPTIRGGRLVLPVIAEHKRRVKGLIHDESASGQTVFIEPEAVFELNNDIKDLENAYQRELIRILTQLTDQLRPHIPDLRKAYQYLGLLDFIRAKALLASRLEASLPTLHPRPLIKWQKVRHPLLYLTFREQPKETRREVVPLTIDLNPDQRILLISGPNAGGKSVAMKTVGLVQYMLQCGLLIPAGDGSEAGVFEDIFLDIGDEQSLENDLSTYSSHLLNMKQFLLFAGKKSLVLIDEFGTGTEPALGGAIAEAVLDQLNRARSFGVITTHYTNLKNYAERSPGIVNGAMRYDPERLQPLYRLEIGKPGSSFAIEIARKIGLPAQLVERATQLVGKDKIRYDRLLEGLEKEKADLEQRSAEAEKQERRLKKAAQEYQDLKRHLEETRLDVLRDAKAKAKLLLKDTNQQIEATIQEIRTAQADKEQTKQARQKLDDYVKKELQIEPPKARATRETADAATLKPGDKVALIGQDGYGEIMSLKGKTAEVSFGGMKTIVKIAQLEKLGRAEIKEREKKSERNAPQGSGMDITGRMANFSPNLDLRGERAEDALQKVMAFVDDAVMLGISEIKFVHGRGNGVLRQITRDYLRSVRSVASVADEHAERGGDGATVAVLK; this comes from the coding sequence TTGCTATTACCTTCCAATTTCGAACATAAAATAGGGTTTGCGCAGCTGCGCGAAATGTTGGAATCCTTGTGTTTGAGCGCCTTAGGCCGCCATTTTGTCGCCAAGATGCAGTTCCAAACCAAGCACGACCAACTGCAGAAGCTGCTGCTCCAAGCCGACGAGTTCCGCGTGCTGCTCCAGTCGGGCGCCGACTTCCCCAGCCAGCACTACCACGATGTGCACCCGCACTTGGTGCGGGCCAGCATTCCCGGCGCGTACCTGGAGGTGACGGCTTTTTTTGCCGTTAAAATGAGTCTGCGTACCATCCGGCAAGCTCTGACTTTTTTCACCCAGGCCGAAGAAACCCTTTATCCCACCTTGCGCCTGCTAGGCATTGGGGTTCAGGTAGACCGGAATCTGCTGCTGGCGATGGACAAAGTGGTGGACGACGAAGGCCAGGTGCGCGACAACGCCTCGCCGCTGCTCATGCAGCTAAAGCAGGAGCTGATTGCCCGCCAGGCCCAGTTACGCAAGCAAATTTCTGGCATCCTGCGCCACGCCAAAACCGAAGGCTGGATACCCGGCGACGCCGAGCCGACCATTCGTGGAGGGCGTTTGGTGCTGCCCGTTATTGCCGAGCACAAGCGCCGCGTTAAAGGTCTGATTCACGATGAGTCGGCTTCGGGCCAGACGGTATTCATTGAGCCAGAGGCGGTTTTTGAGTTAAATAACGACATCAAAGACCTCGAAAACGCTTACCAGCGCGAGCTTATCCGCATTCTGACCCAGCTCACTGACCAGCTGCGGCCTCACATTCCGGATTTGCGCAAAGCGTACCAGTACCTTGGCCTGCTGGATTTTATTCGGGCTAAAGCATTGCTGGCTAGTCGTTTGGAAGCGTCATTGCCAACCCTGCATCCACGTCCGCTGATCAAGTGGCAGAAGGTGCGACACCCGCTGCTGTATCTCACGTTTCGGGAGCAACCCAAGGAGACCCGCCGCGAGGTGGTGCCTTTGACCATCGATTTAAACCCCGACCAACGTATCCTGTTGATTTCGGGGCCGAACGCGGGGGGCAAATCCGTAGCCATGAAAACTGTGGGGCTGGTGCAATACATGCTGCAATGCGGCCTGCTCATTCCGGCCGGCGACGGCTCCGAAGCGGGCGTGTTCGAGGATATTTTTCTCGATATCGGCGACGAGCAAAGCTTGGAGAATGACTTGAGTACTTACTCGTCACACCTGCTGAATATGAAGCAGTTTCTGCTCTTCGCGGGCAAGAAAAGCCTAGTGCTCATCGACGAATTTGGCACCGGTACGGAGCCTGCTTTGGGCGGTGCCATTGCCGAAGCCGTGCTCGATCAGCTCAACCGCGCCCGCAGCTTCGGCGTGATCACGACCCACTACACTAACCTAAAAAACTACGCTGAACGCTCGCCCGGCATCGTGAACGGCGCCATGCGCTACGACCCCGAGCGTTTGCAGCCGCTGTATCGCCTGGAAATTGGTAAGCCGGGCTCGTCGTTTGCGATTGAAATTGCGCGTAAGATTGGCTTGCCGGCCCAACTCGTGGAGCGGGCTACCCAACTTGTGGGCAAGGACAAAATTCGCTACGACCGTCTGTTGGAAGGTCTGGAAAAGGAAAAAGCCGACCTCGAACAGCGCTCCGCCGAAGCGGAAAAGCAGGAGCGACGCCTCAAAAAAGCTGCCCAGGAATACCAGGACCTCAAGCGCCATCTGGAGGAGACCCGCCTCGATGTATTGCGCGACGCGAAGGCCAAAGCCAAGCTGCTGCTCAAGGATACAAACCAGCAAATCGAGGCCACCATCCAGGAAATCCGCACCGCCCAGGCCGATAAGGAACAAACCAAACAAGCTCGCCAGAAGCTGGATGATTACGTGAAAAAGGAGCTGCAAATCGAGCCGCCCAAAGCCCGTGCGACCCGCGAAACCGCCGATGCTGCCACCCTCAAACCTGGCGATAAAGTGGCTCTCATCGGGCAGGATGGCTACGGTGAAATCATGAGTCTGAAAGGCAAGACGGCAGAAGTGTCGTTTGGCGGCATGAAAACCATTGTCAAGATTGCGCAACTCGAAAAGCTGGGCCGCGCCGAAATAAAGGAGCGGGAGAAGAAATCCGAGCGAAATGCCCCCCAGGGTTCCGGTATGGACATAACCGGCCGCATGGCCAACTTCAGCCCCAACCTCGACCTGCGCGGCGAGCGGGCCGAGGACGCCCTGCAAAAAGTCATGGCCTTCGTCGACGATGCGGTGATGCTCGGCATCTCTGAAATTAAGTTCGTGCACGGCCGCGGCAACGGCGTACTGCGTCAAATAACGCGCGACTACTTACGCTCCGTTCGCTCCGTAGCCAGCGTCGCCGACGAGCACGCCGAACGTGGCGGAGATGGGGCAACGGTGGCCGTGCTGAAGTAG
- the murB gene encoding UDP-N-acetylmuramate dehydrogenase: protein MSSASLLEHDVSLRPYNTFGIDVKARLFARFRNVDELRALLALPEVQQADKLVLGGGSNLLFTQDFNGVVLKNEIAGLEIIDQEEDTDTALVRAGAGESWHGMVQYALQQNLSGIENLSLIPGTVGAAPLQNIGAYGAELQDTFDHLEALEISTGRLRTFTREECGFGYRESVFKGPLKNQFIVTSVVLRLQRQHRLNISYGALRTTLADMGIEADPTPQDVSEAVIRIRRSKLPDPAQIGNAGSFFKNPEISQHRFDELKAQYPALPGYPVPGGVKVPAAWLIEQCGWKGRRFGPHGVHENQALVLVNHGGAQGANIRDLAHEIIASVREKFGVELHPEVNIM, encoded by the coding sequence ATGTCTTCGGCCTCCCTTCTCGAACACGACGTTTCTCTCCGCCCCTACAACACCTTCGGCATCGATGTCAAGGCGCGTCTGTTTGCCCGCTTTCGCAATGTAGACGAGCTGCGCGCTTTGCTGGCTTTGCCCGAGGTGCAGCAGGCGGACAAGCTAGTACTTGGCGGCGGCAGCAACCTGCTTTTCACGCAGGATTTCAACGGCGTAGTACTCAAAAATGAGATAGCTGGCCTTGAGATAATTGATCAGGAGGAAGACACAGACACCGCGCTGGTGCGCGCTGGGGCGGGCGAATCGTGGCACGGCATGGTGCAGTATGCACTGCAGCAGAACCTGAGTGGCATTGAGAATTTGTCCTTAATTCCAGGTACGGTAGGCGCCGCGCCCTTGCAGAATATCGGCGCCTACGGGGCGGAGCTACAAGACACGTTTGACCACCTCGAGGCGCTAGAAATTAGTACGGGCCGCTTGCGCACGTTTACGCGTGAGGAGTGTGGTTTTGGCTACCGCGAAAGTGTATTTAAAGGCCCACTCAAAAACCAGTTTATTGTGACCAGCGTGGTTCTGCGGCTCCAGCGTCAGCACCGGCTCAATATCAGCTACGGTGCCCTGCGTACCACCCTTGCCGATATGGGCATTGAAGCTGACCCGACGCCTCAGGATGTAAGCGAGGCCGTCATCCGCATCCGTCGCAGCAAGCTCCCCGACCCGGCTCAGATCGGCAATGCTGGCAGCTTTTTCAAAAACCCGGAAATCTCTCAGCACCGCTTCGACGAGTTGAAAGCCCAATATCCCGCCCTACCGGGCTACCCCGTTCCTGGCGGCGTAAAAGTACCTGCCGCCTGGCTTATTGAGCAGTGTGGCTGGAAAGGTCGCCGCTTCGGCCCCCACGGCGTGCATGAAAACCAAGCGTTAGTGCTAGTGAACCACGGCGGCGCGCAGGGGGCAAATATCCGGGATCTGGCCCACGAGATTATTGCTTCGGTGCGAGAGAAGTTCGGTGTGGAGCTACACCCGGAAGTGAATATTATGTAA
- a CDS encoding MFS transporter, whose product MAVPTSTSSPAATGAPATTRSFVVPMMAMTALFFLFGAVTNFNDVLMPYLKDVCQLTDLQSSLVQSAFFGAYFLMSLPAGFVLKRLGYKNGIVLGLLVMACGALLFVPAANSRTFALFLTALGLLGAGITLLQVAANPYVSVLGPARNAAARVSIVGVANNFGGALSPLVGGLILFGGSVALKAQLAALPVAQRLDQEAQLVKGPYLGLAAFLVVLAGVFFLLKLPEIESLPAEESAQSADGQATTRTSALSFPHLVLGVVAIFVYVGVEVGLGSFLIRYGESQGIQQLSNFTQNLVQGLNVATNYALVFFGQEPAPIDTSGALLKLWARYWYRLIGLARWWVGWWAFRCCCASTTAVC is encoded by the coding sequence ATGGCTGTCCCAACGTCTACCTCCTCTCCCGCTGCCACCGGCGCGCCCGCCACTACCCGCAGCTTCGTCGTGCCCATGATGGCTATGACGGCCCTATTTTTCCTCTTCGGGGCCGTCACCAACTTCAACGACGTGCTCATGCCTTACCTCAAGGACGTGTGTCAGCTCACCGACTTGCAGTCGTCGTTGGTGCAGTCGGCTTTTTTTGGGGCTTATTTTCTGATGTCGCTGCCGGCTGGCTTTGTGCTGAAGCGCCTCGGTTATAAGAATGGTATTGTGCTGGGCTTGCTAGTAATGGCCTGCGGGGCGCTGCTGTTTGTACCCGCAGCTAACTCGCGCACATTTGCGCTGTTCCTCACCGCTTTGGGATTGCTAGGAGCCGGTATTACGCTGCTGCAAGTGGCGGCTAATCCGTACGTTTCGGTATTGGGCCCGGCGCGCAATGCGGCAGCGCGAGTGAGTATCGTGGGTGTCGCCAACAACTTTGGTGGCGCTTTATCACCCCTAGTCGGAGGCCTGATCTTATTTGGTGGCTCGGTGGCCCTAAAGGCTCAGTTAGCAGCCTTGCCAGTGGCCCAACGCCTTGACCAAGAGGCTCAACTGGTAAAAGGCCCATACTTGGGCTTGGCTGCTTTTCTGGTCGTATTAGCTGGGGTTTTCTTTCTGTTGAAACTCCCTGAAATTGAGAGTTTGCCCGCTGAAGAGTCAGCGCAAAGCGCTGACGGGCAAGCCACCACTCGCACTAGTGCGCTGAGCTTTCCGCATCTGGTGCTGGGCGTCGTGGCCATTTTCGTGTACGTGGGCGTTGAGGTTGGGCTAGGTTCGTTTCTCATCCGGTACGGCGAGTCGCAGGGGATTCAGCAGTTGAGCAACTTCACTCAGAATCTGGTGCAAGGACTGAATGTTGCGACTAACTACGCTTTAGTGTTCTTCGGCCAGGAGCCTGCTCCTATCGACACCTCGGGGGCTTTACTAAAGCTGTGGGCGCGGTACTGGTATCGTCTTATTGGTTTGGCTCGTTGGTGGGTCGGCTGGTGGGCATTCCGCTGCTGCTGCGCTTCCACAACCGCGGTATGCTGA
- a CDS encoding MFS transporter → MGAVLVSSYWFGSLVGRLVGIPLLLRFHNRGMLIGVCAAAVALVVASILTTGEAALWLIVLCGLCNSIMWPVIFPLAINGLGQFTKQGSSYLIMAIVGGAIIPPLMGWLATDGGGLRVAFVVPALCYAYLLYYAVSGYRVR, encoded by the coding sequence GTGGGCGCGGTACTGGTATCGTCTTATTGGTTTGGCTCGTTGGTGGGTCGGCTGGTGGGCATTCCGCTGCTGCTGCGCTTCCACAACCGCGGTATGCTGATTGGAGTGTGCGCCGCCGCCGTGGCGCTGGTAGTGGCCTCCATTCTGACCACGGGTGAAGCAGCGTTGTGGCTGATTGTGCTGTGCGGGCTTTGCAACTCCATTATGTGGCCGGTCATTTTCCCATTGGCTATCAATGGTTTGGGGCAATTCACCAAGCAAGGCTCGTCCTATCTCATTATGGCCATTGTGGGGGGCGCCATCATTCCACCCCTGATGGGCTGGCTGGCTACCGACGGCGGTGGGCTGCGTGTGGCCTTCGTTGTGCCTGCGCTTTGCTATGCGTATCTGCTGTATTACGCCGTGAGTGGCTACCGGGTGCGGTAA
- a CDS encoding THUMP domain-containing class I SAM-dependent RNA methyltransferase, which translates to MADNRRDEPFFMTATTQFGLEDVLTQELEQLGAKIEQVHSRAIEFMGNKQLLYEANLWCRTAMRILKPFAAFYAPDEKALYREVGRVDWSRYIRPDQTFAITAVVNKSTFEHSLFVAQLTKDAIVDQFRDRTGSRPSVDVNKPDIRLHLHMLDNEVTLSLDASGESLHRRGYRQQTNAAPLNEVLAAGLLLLTGWDGKKTLIDPMCGSGTILTEAALIAQRIAPGLYHQGKFGFENWPDFDRALWESVQLDARNAQIEEPQAYIGGSDISPEFLELARQNVEAAGLEDYIRLAVRDVREAKAPKGDPGLVIMNPPYGERIGEEEQMAELYKMIGDTLKTNFQGYDAYIFTGNLDAAKRVGLKASRRIPLFNGPIDCRLLKYELYQGSRRVARPE; encoded by the coding sequence ATGGCCGACAACCGCCGCGACGAACCCTTTTTCATGACGGCTACCACGCAGTTTGGCCTCGAAGATGTGCTGACCCAAGAGTTGGAGCAACTGGGGGCCAAAATTGAGCAGGTGCACAGCCGCGCCATCGAATTTATGGGCAACAAGCAGCTGCTCTACGAGGCGAACTTGTGGTGCCGCACGGCCATGCGCATCCTCAAGCCCTTCGCCGCCTTCTACGCTCCCGACGAAAAAGCCCTCTACCGCGAAGTCGGCCGCGTTGATTGGAGTCGCTACATCCGCCCCGACCAAACCTTCGCCATCACGGCCGTAGTGAACAAATCCACGTTTGAGCACTCCCTTTTCGTGGCCCAGTTAACGAAGGATGCCATTGTGGATCAGTTTCGCGACCGTACCGGCTCGCGGCCTAGCGTGGACGTAAACAAGCCCGATATCCGGCTGCATTTGCACATGCTGGACAACGAAGTAACCTTGTCGCTCGATGCTTCGGGCGAGTCGTTGCACCGGCGCGGGTACCGGCAGCAGACGAACGCGGCCCCGCTGAACGAGGTGCTAGCTGCTGGTCTGTTGCTGCTCACTGGCTGGGATGGCAAAAAGACGCTCATTGACCCCATGTGCGGCTCGGGCACCATCTTGACTGAAGCGGCGCTCATTGCCCAGCGCATCGCGCCCGGCCTGTATCACCAGGGCAAGTTCGGCTTCGAAAACTGGCCTGACTTTGACCGCGCCCTCTGGGAGTCGGTGCAGCTCGACGCCCGCAATGCTCAGATTGAAGAACCACAAGCCTATATCGGCGGCTCGGATATCTCCCCTGAGTTCTTAGAGCTGGCTCGTCAGAACGTGGAAGCTGCTGGTTTGGAAGACTATATCCGGCTAGCTGTACGCGATGTTCGCGAGGCGAAAGCGCCGAAAGGGGATCCGGGTCTTGTAATCATGAACCCGCCATACGGTGAGCGTATTGGCGAAGAAGAGCAAATGGCCGAACTCTATAAAATGATCGGCGACACGCTTAAAACGAACTTCCAAGGCTACGACGCCTATATTTTCACTGGCAACTTAGATGCAGCTAAGCGCGTGGGCTTAAAAGCCTCCCGCCGCATCCCTCTCTTCAACGGCCCCATTGACTGCCGTTTGCTGAAGTACGAACTCTATCAAGGCTCGCGCCGCGTAGCTCGCCCCGAGTAG